CTGCGGATTCGGAATCGATGGGCACAATGTGCTCTGCTGTTTCGCTTAGCTGTTGCTTCAGTATGTTGATCAGATCAGGTGTTATCATTAGTTCCTTCAGTTAACGATGATTATGTGGATTTCACATAGTTGTTTCTCTTCCGATGTCATGAATCGTATGCCAAACGTGTTTCTTCGTTTGCCAGGACGTGCTGAATACGTTCTTGCCATCTGGTTGACTGCCAAGTTCCTAACTCCTGGTGGGTCAGGTAATAATTCTGTGGGATTGGATGAGTTCCTACAATCACATCCAGTCCATATTTGGCAGGAATAAATTCGCAGAAAGCTTGCAGGCGGGGGCAGGGTGGATAGCCGACCACTAAACCCGTAGCTAAATGGATGACATCTGTTCCATTCTTCTTCATTTCAGCTGGAGCATACTCTATGTTGCCGCCGGGACAGC
The sequence above is a segment of the Candidatus Aegiribacteria sp. genome. Coding sequences within it:
- a CDS encoding CGGC domain-containing protein, with the protein product MKKISIIICNRYHTCTGGKCLRALRNREGAFSLYKDEEVEIVGYTTCGGCPGGNIEYAPAEMKKNGTDVIHLATGLVVGYPPCPRLQAFCEFIPAKYGLDVIVGTHPIPQNYYLTHQELGTWQSTRWQERIQHVLANEETRLAYDS